The following DNA comes from Rhea pennata isolate bPtePen1 chromosome 22, bPtePen1.pri, whole genome shotgun sequence.
GGCAAAGAGGCTTGGCTTCCACCTGGTCACTGCTCAGCAATTTCTCAAAATCAGGTCTAATGCAGAAAATTGGGCTCTCCGAAGCTGGTCACATCTGAAAGTTTTAGCAACAAACACAAATACAGTGGTACAAATCCAAAACTGAACAAGAGAAGCCAATAGACTGGATCTATGTAGCAACACGGTGATGACAGTCTGGCTCACGGTGAGACACGCGCAGGGCCTGTATCTCACTCGCTGCCCAACAGGATCCACCAGGGATGGTGAGCAGAGATCAAGACTGCTCACCTTGGGGTCTATCAGCCCTGGCTGAGCGCAGACCGTGAGCTGGCCTCGTGCAGCACTACCAAGGCAGCTTTGTCCTGGGCTCTCCGGTGCCGCGAGGGAGCTGTCACCTTGGGAGAGGTGCCGGGTCAACGCGGACAGCCGGCTTGCGTTCCTTGTTTCGTGTGGTGGTGCCAGGGCTGAAACCGAGTTAGGGAACCCTCCTGGACCCAACCGACCCGGTGCAAAGCTGCAGAGGTCCAACTGCTTGGAGGTCCAGGCTCCAAGCAGCCTGCCCAAGGACACCCAGGTGGCTTTTGCAAGTGGATGTTCAAGCTGACTGCAAAGTCCTGCTAGCGACAGGCCTGCAGCGCTCACAAAGCCTGTGATTCTGTTTGATAGGGAGCATAAAACATCCCACAGGTTCACTGAGGCAAAGGCTACTTGAGCAAACGTTACTGTATGAATATAAAACGGTGTAATCAACCTTTCACTGAAGACAAAGCAGTTATCACCGGGTGAAACGTACCTTTGATAAATCCATGCTCATGTAATAAAGCATTGCAAGAGAATGCAAAACTTTAGCAGTTTCATCACGCTGTTGCTTTGGTGCCTGTTCTCTGAAATCTAATATTGCATTCAGTGCTTGAATTGCTTCTGCTTGCTGGGCTTCAGCTGcatcaagaaagaaataattttgttggCTGCATGTGTGTGAGATAATACATTCAAAATTGTCCAATTATCTCTCCTAGACATCAAAAGCCTTTGCACTACAAGCATCAACGTGGTATTCCAGCTCCATGCAAATTCCATATCCATTAACAGATATCTTTTCATCCAGTCAGTAATTGTGTTGATAAGCCTTTAGTAAGGATGTTGAGTCATAACAGCTGCATGAAAAGAGCAGATTTCATATTGCTGTCATGACCGAAGATGGTATCAGGTAGCCCTGTCTTGGTGTGGTTTTTACTGCAGCAACTACTGATGGAGAGAAAGCCATGTCAGGGAatccacagaaacatttttcttctctggcaATGCTCTTATCATCACACATGCCAGAAGACAAGCAACATGCTCTAGTCTGACTTTGGTGGAGTGTAGGGCAGTACCATGAGCTCCAGCATATTTCCTAATGCTTCATCCAGTTTCCTTTACATGTCACAAGTGAGAAATTCCCTAGCTCGGCATTTGAGAGTATTTTCCAGGTTAATACACCCAACTACTAGCACGTGGTATCCCATCGTGTCAGACTGCTTCAGAAGATGGAGTTGTAAAGCTGCCTAAGTGAGATGAAATGTCACTTTTGCATAATTAAATGGAGACAAAAAAATGGAAGGTAAATGAGAGTCTTGAAGCAGGATTGAATTCTGAAAGATAAAATCTCCTATCACTAAAATTGCCTGGAGTGCAGTGAAAAGCCACAGgtaaacaaaaaagggaaaatactgCAAGGGTGTGTTTCCATCTGAACACTCCTGTTTCTAAAGTGGCCTCACTTGTTCCACCCAGGATTATCCACTGAGCATCAGTTTCAGAAACACCTGTGACCCCTGATTAAATTTGGTCTACGGAAGCATCAGGGACAAAACAACCCAGTAAAATAAGAGCACTGAGATGTTTGGGCTCTTTCGAGTCCTGCCTGCAAACTCTTCTGCGGAACAGTGCTACTTACTCAGATGATCTTTGCCAACCTCCCTGTCCTCGTCGAACGGGGACGCTTCTGCTTGCGACTTGAGTATTTGCTCCTGTGTTTGAACTGACTTCATGAGGAAGGCATGCCAGATGGCAGTCACCTACCAGGAAGGGAACGGGAATTATTTCGTTTGTATTACCACTGGCTATGGAGCGCCTGGTGCTGCAGGGCATGCTGCTTACAGACCAACAGGCTCCTAACACGACAACCTGGGCACCTGCCGGTCAGCGAGCTGGCTGCCGCCACGCAGGACGCTTCGGGTGGAgatctgctgctcttcctgcagTGGGACTTCTAGCTGGAAGCTTCCTTTGCCACCTGACTATTAATTATCATCGCACTTGAGAAAATTTAACTAACCCTTTAACTAAAAGCAAATTTGGCCGAAGCTTGCAAAGGGAATGGAGGCAGACTGCACAACTGCGAAACCCTTGCTTCTGTAGGAAATCAGGCTAAATGAAAAAGGCTCGTTTTTCAGTTAACTTGCACAATGCAAGTTTAAGTAACTAGGGAGATTAGACAGTTACTTCCCTTGCACGATAATCCCATCCTGACAAGCTCTTACTGGTGGAAATTTTCACTGATACTCAGCTTAAATTTCACATGGTTCCATCACACCCCATTAGTGCTCAGCTACTCTTCCTCGGCTGTGGAAACTCCTGGGCCACCTTTTCTACCTGGGGGACTATCTTTAACCTCTGCCAGGGTATTTGGTaacaaagccatttttttaacacagtttGGCTGCCCAAATTGGAGACTGCAACTTCAATGACACGTTTTTACCTATCCTGGCTGTAACTCAGAGGAATATTTATCTATGAAAAGTGTTTGAGATTGATGCTAGAAGGAAACACTGACGCTTGATGTGGTCACAGTCATCCTAAAGGCAGTCAGGAACAAGGAAACACTGGAAAGAgcacaagaaataaaactaagaaataTCAGATGAGCTTTGGCTTTACTAACCTCAGCATAGAGTGAGTTTACTACATCCATTTTGTTCTGGCGAAGGAAAATATCAGCCATGTGGAAATATTCTCCAGCTGTCTGAATGGCACGTGGTCCAAATGCACAACTAGCAAGGTAAATCTGAAATCAGCGTTTTCAGAAATTGCACAAGTTCAGTGTTCATATCAAAACCTGGGAAAATTTTCATTACGGGTTATTATTATagagtatttcttctttttctgcacaGGTATAGCATTAGTCATACCTGATTACAGTTGTAAAGTGTggtactaaaaagaaaagggatatTTTCTAGTCTCTATGGAGGAATTCACGCCCCAGCCCAGTCCCCCGCTAGCGCTATTCCCTGCTTGCGCAGACCTCCTGATTGTGGCGTGTTACCCCGGTGAATCACGGTCGGGTTCCACCCGTCCTCCTCGCGCCGCGCAGCCCTTACGTCTCGCTTCTTTAAAAGCCGGACCGGCCTCAGCTCCGGGGCTCTCGGGTGGCGCAGCCGGAGCCTTCCCCGTCCCGGAGCCCCAGCGCGGCGtggggagggcagcaggagcGCCGTGCTGCATTCCAGCTATTCTGAGCTGACGTGTGACTCTCAGCAGATCTGGGACACGCCACCGGAGTTCAAGCGGGTCTTGTGCTGCTCTGGCAGAGACTAGCTGCACTAATAGCAAAAACCTCCTCCCGGAGGCCTTGCCAGGCCCTGCATCCAGGGTACCTAACCAGAATGTCTCCTGATGGGCTTACAGACTAAACCAAGTCAAGGGTGTAGATATTATAACAGAAAAGGTCTAATTCTCCTCTATCACAAGTCAGCGTTTACATCCCCACAAAGCTGTTGTAAAAGGCTGCCACCAAACCCAGCAGCCGCGGACGTTCGTCACTCCGCGCTGGGTAAATTTAGTCTATACGTGATACAGACAAATGGTAAATCGGGGAGGTCATCTCCCTTTGGGGGATTAAATGACAGGCAATGCATCTCAGGAACACAATTGGAAATAACCATTTCCAATTTGATAGACTTCTTTCGCAGCCAAAAAGATTGAATCAGGGAGGCTGTTATTGAACCGGCCatttaaatagttaaataaaCAATTCATTAAATACGAGTTGAAAGAGAATTGCCGCCTAACAGAAAGTATTAAGGAAAATGACAGTCAAAATGAAGTAACTTATCTGCTGAACAAAAGGCAACTATACCAAGTTGTGGTAGAAATGTCTATTCGTCTCAAGACCACAACAAAGCTGATAGATGACTCTACAAGCAGGTGTAGCAAAGGGAAGGTATACACAGCTCAAGGGAATAAAGATGACTGCTAAAACACAACTTTGGATAAGCACAGATACGCAGGTGCCCGAGACCCAGACAATTCTCGTTTTCTTAATGCCTTTACCCTCCCGATACCTAAAATCAATATTACAGATGTGTCTGCTGGGGTTTTCATGGCAATCTGGCACAGCTAAAGGAAGGGAAACCGCACTGCTTCTGCGTTTTAACTGGCTTACGTCATTGGCCAGGTGATACGCAGCCTGCTCGAGGTTTCCTTTAGCGGCATAGAGAAGACCCAGATCCCGATGCAGTTTGTGCTGAATGGCAAGGCTGCAGTCTGGAGTTTTGAGGACAACCCACTGAGCTTGGGAGAGATACGTAGTTGCCTGCATAAGACAGTCAGCACCTGAAACGGCACGTAGAAATAAGCAGGATGCAAGCCgagagcattttatttttagaaatgtagaAAACGTTGCCCATTTTCCCATTGTGCTAGCTTGAGAAATCTAGTTTGCGGGTTCCCCACTACTCTGCTGAATGCTCCTTAGTCAAACAAGCGTTCAAAACCTAATTTACAGGCAAATGAGTGTCTAGAGCTACAAGAGAAGGCAAAAACTACTTATCGTCCAATATCACTGAGAAGTGTGTTCAAAACAGTTCTAGTTAGCTACAGTGACTAATGATTTGTGTATTATCATACTTGAAttactgagttttttttccctttctccaccCCATTTAAGACAATTCTTGAGACTACTCAATTTTGCTAGAAGAGCATCATGCTTGCTACCGGAATAGTAATGATTTGCAATGATTTCTCCGTCCTTCATGCAGCTGAAAAAAGTGATTCTCCACATGCAggtttctaacttttttttcccctttttttatACAAAGCATACAgccaaggagaaaaaggagcaCAATCTTTAGGTAGAGCTCACTCTTGTGAACAAGCTGAGGTGTTCCTCTGGCGCAACAACCTCAGAAACGTTTGCCGGTCCCCTGAGATCAAGAGCCCAAACAACCACCCTCGGGAACTTAATGCTTCTGAGAGTCACACGAAGCCACAGAAGCAAAGAGCAGATTTTCAGACTGCTTCTCTTGCGTGATTAGGAAGAGATGGGGAAAAGATTTTCCTCCCGTTGCCTGATCCCTCATCGCTTTCTCAGAGGCGCGCACAAAAAGGTGGGTGACCTCTCAAATCTCTCCGGAATGCCCTTGAGGAAGGGCAGGGTAGAGACACGGTGCAAtgttgaaaggcagagcttatCCTTTCCTGATAAATGGTAAAAGGAAACCAGAAACCTGACCCCCAGGGAGGTCCTGCCCTTGCCAACGTTGCTATTTAGACCAATACTTACCAATGCAGGCCTCGGCCAAGATGAGATAAGCAGGCACCACATCCACAGAGTATGAGCCATACACGCGAATGCTGAAACGCAGTGCTTGCAAACCTGCAGGTATTGCGTTTCCAGGCTTTCCTTCAAGAATAAACTTCTGGGCTGTGCTATACGCAAGATCGATTATGTGTTTCTACAAGGAAAGATAGTAACGGAACAGAGTGAGCAAAGGATAAGGAAGGATGATAAGCGAGGTCTCTTTTTACATTTCAGCTGTTTGCAAACTGTTAACAGTGACTGTAATTTTAATTGCATCTGTAATTAATGGATGGAAATTAGAACTGTCATATCAGAGCCTGGATTTCATTCCTACCTCTAGTAGGAACAACCTCAGGCAATCTCTTAGATCATGTGATGTTTTAGGAGATGAAGAACCCTTGAAGCCTGTGAAGAAACGGCTAAGTCTGCAGCAATAAAAGCTGTGAAGCACAAAAAATGAGCATCACAAGACCATAGAAAAGATTAGGCAAAGGGGCTACAGCAGGGTTTTGCTGACAGTGATAATGATGActcagagcaggcagcagagcgtAGCATATGGTTTGCCAAGGTAGTACCCAGCACGGCACATCTCCAGCCGCAAGAGACCTTGTAAGCAAGGAGACTGCTCTTCACTGAGTGCTGCAGCACGATGGCAGGAGATCTGTGTGCATCTGGGACATAGGCATCTTCTTCCCACCCTCTTGTGGCCAGTTCCGGCCTCCAAAGGCTGCTGAGCTCTTGGTACTTTTTGACACAGAGCCTGGAAAGCTGGTCAAAATCAGGAAACCTTAACACAGCACTGTCCTCATGCATCTCCAGTGCCTGAGCTTGGTTTGGTGACCAAGCAGCTTCTGCAACATTTCTGTTTGCTGCCAGAAACCATGATGTTTCCTTCCATACAgttgctttctgtcttttgctACTGCTAGCAGTGTTTGCCACGCTTAGACTTTTTACCCTCTGCAGCATTTTATCTCTTTATCAGCTCCATAAACACATCTCCACTTGAATGCTTCTTCCTTGCTGGAGCTCTGCTGCGACTGTAGAGGCTGTGTCCCCACAGCACACTGAAGGACACCCACGAAAAGGAGCCAGAATGCTTAGATTCATCTCTTTGCTTTCACTGCAGTTGTTGTAAGTTCTCAACACTTCCATATTAGCTTTTCAAGCTTGGCAGACAGAAGACTGCTCGCAAATTAATTGGGTTGCTGGTGCATCTAGCCATGGTAAGTCAGCAAGGTGCTTTTCTCTTGCTAGGAGGCACAGGCAGGCCTGCGCAGTGAGCGCGTGCAGAACATACCATTTTACCTCTTTGCAGGCTCTGCCTTGGCTGGTGTTTTCCAGCTGTGGCTGAGCGGAgggcagaaaaagcaaactgagtGCTTTTAGAGGTCAGTTTATGGCTTTGGCATTTTGGTGGGCTTGAAGTGGTCAGAGAGGCAAAGAATTTACTGTGGGCGAAGCAGCAGCTTGGGGACAGGGAATCTGAAGAAGAGCCTGAGTGCTCCCTGGAGATCCCGGCTGGTCCAGCTAAATGAGAACTGTGCAGAACAGACCTCAAAATAATAGTTCCTGCTGCAACGGGGACAGTCAAGAGCAGGAAAACACAGCCATCATCACCTCCTTAGCTCCTGAACCACCAGGAGATACACGAGGGAATGCCCCAAAACCAAACTGTGCTGCAGGAGCATGTGCTGCTCAGGAGAAAGTCAGCACGTGGTCAAGGCAAAAAGCCTTAAAAGCTATTAATTATCAGGCTGCCTTTTCTATCCTTGCCacttgctttctgctgcagctgacaCCAGCATTGGTAAACGAGCGTCAAACATTGTCATCCGGGGAGGCGTTTGAGGTCAGCATCATTCTCTTTTTATCGCTTTTCAATAGGATCATCGTGGCCTCCCACGATGGGATCTATTTTAAGGCATCTGGAGGGAGAACAAGCTAGTGGTTGGATGCTCTGCACAGCAGAAAGGCAGGAGACAACAGAACCCCCTCGCAGCACTGAACATTTAAGCCTGCATGCTAGTAAGCCTGGGGGGATCAATAGCTTTGACCCCACGctgttttttttatcttgcttATAGCCCCACCTCCTGCAAACCTGCACCCTTTGGGCTCTTTTCATGTGTGTTGCAATTACAGAGATTTCTCTGAAGATGCCCCCATGCAGTTTTTCCCATTTACGGTTTGAGGAGGCCGAGGACCCCAGCTCTGCTTTAGGCAGGATCAGGGTGTGGGGAGCACACGTGGCATTCATTTACTCACTCGCAGGTACCACCGGCGATGGCACGCTTGAACAAAAGTACGATTTTAAAAGGAAGCCAGGCTTCCAATCAGTTTGACTGTGGGCCCTTTGAGTTAAAACTTGCAAACAGCAGGGCAAGCATTGGTGCTGCAGGACTGCTGTAGCTAGCTGAGGTGTGGATCTTTTCCCATATCCAGGGGCTGCGGTACGCT
Coding sequences within:
- the ZMYND12 gene encoding zinc finger MYND domain-containing protein 12, whose protein sequence is MAAAAGPRGGRRGCELCGAAARRCCARCARVYYCDVDHQKADWVSIHERICQLLIPIHTPLPFFSSEKERKHGMEQLLNRQKHIIDLAYSTAQKFILEGKPGNAIPAGLQALRFSIRVYGSYSVDVVPAYLILAEACIGADCLMQATTYLSQAQWVVLKTPDCSLAIQHKLHRDLGLLYAAKGNLEQAAYHLANDIYLASCAFGPRAIQTAGEYFHMADIFLRQNKMDVVNSLYAEVTAIWHAFLMKSVQTQEQILKSQAEASPFDEDREVGKDHLTEAQQAEAIQALNAILDFREQAPKQQRDETAKVLHSLAMLYYMSMDLSKAQEAGVKAFELVKQLPQQDSLEAVDRLLKLIKSKPFYEK